In one Pseudomonas tensinigenes genomic region, the following are encoded:
- the hutC gene encoding histidine utilization repressor, which yields MGDSPAPLYARVKQMITQQIDSGNWPPHYRVPSESELVNQLGFSRMTINRALREMTADGLLVRMQGVGTFVAEPKSQSALFEVHNIADEIASRGHRHTCQVITLEEEAAGSERALALDMREGQKVFHSLIVHYENDIPVQIEDRFVNALVAPEYLKQDFTLQTPYAYLNQVAPLTEGEHVVEAILAESSECKLLQIEKGEPCLLIRRRTWSGRQPVTAARLIHPGSRHRLEGRFHK from the coding sequence ATGGGCGACAGTCCGGCGCCCTTGTACGCCCGCGTCAAACAGATGATCACCCAGCAGATCGACAGCGGAAACTGGCCGCCGCACTACCGCGTGCCGTCCGAGAGCGAGCTGGTCAATCAACTCGGCTTCAGCCGCATGACCATCAACCGCGCCTTGCGTGAGATGACCGCCGACGGTCTGTTGGTACGCATGCAAGGCGTCGGCACCTTCGTCGCTGAACCGAAGAGCCAGTCCGCGCTGTTCGAAGTGCACAACATCGCCGACGAAATCGCTTCCCGTGGTCATCGCCACACCTGTCAGGTCATCACCCTTGAAGAAGAGGCCGCCGGTTCCGAGCGCGCGCTGGCGCTGGACATGCGTGAAGGGCAGAAGGTCTTCCACTCGCTGATCGTGCATTACGAAAACGATATTCCGGTGCAAATCGAAGACCGTTTCGTCAACGCGCTGGTCGCGCCGGAATACCTCAAACAGGATTTCACTCTGCAAACGCCGTACGCCTATCTGAACCAGGTGGCGCCGCTGACCGAGGGCGAGCACGTGGTTGAAGCGATCCTCGCTGAGTCTTCCGAATGCAAATTGCTGCAGATTGAAAAAGGCGAGCCGTGCCTGCTGATTCGTCGCCGCACGTGGTCGGGGCGTCAGCCGGTGACCGCTGCACGTTTGATTCACCCAGGTTCTCGTCATCGTCTGGAAGGGCGGTTCCATAAATGA
- a CDS encoding formimidoylglutamate deiminase has translation MSAFFAERALLPNGWANNVRLEVSADGLLTQIQADSTADGAERLSGPLLPGMPNLHSHAFQRAMAGLAEVAGNPNDSFWTWRDLMYRLVGKISPDQLGVIARQLYIEMLKAGYTSVAEFHYVHHDSNGQPYADPAELALRISQAASESGIGLTLLPVLYSHSGFGGQTPNDGQRRFINSSENYLNLQSRLQPLLAQQKAQSLGLCFHSLRAVTPQQISEVLVASDKQCPIHIHIAEQQKEVDDCLSWSGRRPLQWLYENTEVDQRWCLVHATHANPEEVTLMAKSRAIAGLCLTTEANLGDGIFPAVDFLAQGGRMGIGSDSHVSLSVVEELRWLEYGQRLRDQRRNRLYGADQPMVGRTLYDAALDGGAQALGQPIGALEVGKRADWIVLDGSDPYLATASGDGILNRWLFAGGDRQVRDVLVNGQWVVRDGRHAGEEDSARAFTQVLRDLLG, from the coding sequence ATGTCCGCCTTCTTTGCCGAACGCGCGCTGCTGCCTAACGGATGGGCCAACAATGTACGTCTTGAGGTCAGCGCCGATGGCCTGTTGACCCAAATCCAGGCCGATTCCACTGCAGATGGCGCCGAACGGCTGAGCGGTCCGTTGCTGCCGGGCATGCCTAATTTGCATTCCCACGCCTTCCAGCGGGCGATGGCGGGTCTGGCCGAAGTGGCCGGCAACCCCAACGACAGTTTCTGGACCTGGCGCGATCTGATGTATCGGCTCGTCGGAAAAATCAGCCCGGATCAGCTCGGCGTGATTGCCCGGCAGCTGTACATCGAAATGCTCAAGGCCGGTTACACCTCCGTCGCTGAATTTCACTACGTGCACCACGACAGCAATGGTCAGCCTTACGCAGATCCGGCGGAGCTGGCGCTGCGCATCAGCCAGGCCGCGAGCGAAAGCGGCATCGGCCTGACCCTGCTGCCAGTGCTCTACAGCCACTCTGGCTTTGGCGGCCAGACGCCGAATGACGGCCAGCGCCGCTTTATCAACAGCAGCGAAAATTACCTGAATCTGCAATCGCGTTTGCAGCCGTTACTGGCACAGCAAAAGGCGCAGTCGCTGGGCCTGTGCTTCCACTCGCTGCGCGCGGTGACCCCGCAGCAGATCAGCGAAGTATTGGTGGCCAGCGACAAGCAATGCCCGATTCACATTCACATCGCCGAACAGCAAAAAGAAGTCGACGACTGCCTGAGCTGGAGCGGTCGGCGTCCGCTGCAATGGCTGTACGAAAATACCGAGGTCGATCAGCGCTGGTGTCTGGTTCACGCCACTCACGCCAATCCGGAAGAGGTCACGCTGATGGCCAAAAGTCGCGCCATTGCCGGGCTGTGCCTGACCACTGAAGCGAATCTGGGCGACGGGATTTTTCCGGCGGTGGACTTCCTCGCGCAGGGCGGGCGCATGGGCATCGGTTCCGACAGCCATGTGTCGCTCAGTGTGGTGGAGGAACTGCGTTGGCTGGAATACGGCCAGCGTCTGCGCGATCAGCGACGTAACCGTTTATATGGCGCAGATCAGCCGATGGTCGGGCGCACGCTGTATGACGCGGCGCTGGATGGCGGCGCGCAAGCGTTGGGGCAGCCGATTGGTGCGCTGGAAGTGGGCAAGCGCGCGGACTGGATTGTGCTCGATGGCAGCGATCCGTATCTGGCGACGGCGAGCGGTGACGGGATTTTGAATCGCTGGTTGTTTGCCGGCGGCGATCGGCAGGTGCGCGATGTGCTGGTCAATGGTCAGTGGGTAGTGCGTGATGGTCGGCATGCTGGCGAAGAAGACAGTGCGCGTGCCTTCACCCAAGTCCTGCGTGACCTTTTAGGCTGA
- a CDS encoding methyl-accepting chemotaxis protein, which translates to MYNSDQQASRTNSVAAAINQLGAAAQEIAQNAALASQHSSDARSLAVDGQQVVDKTIHAMQQLSAKISDSCGNIETLNSNTVNIGQILEVITSISQQTNLLALNAAIEAARAGEAGRGFAVVADEVRNLAHRTQDSAQQVQKMIEELQVGARQAVSIMTESQRESESSVGIANQAGERLGSVTQRIGEIDGMNQSVATATEEQTAVVESINVDINEINTLNQEGVENLQATLRACSDLEQQAARLKQLVGSFRI; encoded by the coding sequence ATGTACAACTCCGACCAGCAAGCCAGTCGCACCAACAGCGTCGCCGCCGCGATCAACCAACTCGGCGCCGCCGCGCAGGAAATCGCCCAGAACGCCGCCCTCGCCTCGCAGCACTCCAGCGATGCCCGCAGCCTCGCGGTCGACGGTCAGCAGGTTGTCGATAAAACCATCCACGCCATGCAGCAGCTGTCGGCGAAGATCAGCGATTCGTGCGGCAACATCGAAACCCTGAACAGCAACACGGTGAACATCGGCCAGATTCTCGAAGTGATCACCAGCATTTCCCAGCAGACCAACCTGCTCGCGCTCAACGCCGCGATCGAAGCGGCGCGTGCCGGTGAAGCCGGTCGTGGTTTTGCCGTGGTGGCGGATGAAGTGCGTAACCTCGCGCACCGCACCCAGGATTCGGCGCAGCAAGTGCAGAAGATGATCGAAGAGCTGCAAGTCGGCGCGCGGCAGGCGGTCAGCATCATGACCGAGAGCCAGCGCGAGAGCGAAAGCAGCGTCGGCATCGCCAACCAGGCCGGTGAGCGCTTGGGCAGCGTGACTCAGCGTATCGGCGAGATCGACGGGATGAACCAGTCGGTGGCCACCGCGACTGAAGAGCAGACCGCTGTGGTCGAGTCGATCAATGTCGATATCAATGAGATCAACACGCTGAATCAGGAAGGTGTGGAGAACTTGCAGGCGACGTTGCGGGCGTGCTCGGATCTGGAGCAGCAGGCGGCGCGGTTGAAGCAGTTGGTGGGTAGTTTCAGGATTTAA
- a CDS encoding HutD/Ves family protein, translated as MSALKVLRAKGYPRMPWKNGGGSTEEITRDAGAGLDGFGWRLSIADIAESGGFSTFAGYQRVITVLQGDGMTLCVDGDDTRPLLPLDPFAFSGESQVSCTLLGGAIRDFNLIYAPQRYSARLQWLDGEQRFFSSAGTVLVFSVSELLEVRIGDSVSQLGRHDCLQLDGNSGLAEVSTNAGCCVIELTGR; from the coding sequence ATGAGTGCACTTAAGGTTTTACGCGCCAAGGGTTACCCGCGCATGCCGTGGAAAAACGGCGGCGGCAGCACTGAAGAAATCACCCGTGATGCCGGTGCCGGGCTGGACGGTTTTGGCTGGCGTCTGTCGATTGCCGATATCGCCGAGTCGGGCGGCTTCTCGACGTTCGCCGGTTACCAGCGGGTGATCACCGTGTTGCAGGGTGACGGCATGACCTTGTGCGTTGACGGCGACGATACGCGGCCGCTGTTACCGCTCGACCCGTTTGCCTTCAGTGGCGAAAGCCAGGTGTCCTGCACTTTGCTCGGCGGCGCGATTCGCGACTTCAACCTGATTTACGCGCCACAGCGTTACAGCGCACGGTTGCAGTGGCTGGACGGTGAGCAGCGGTTCTTCAGCTCGGCGGGGACGGTGTTGGTGTTCAGTGTCAGTGAGTTGCTGGAAGTCCGTATCGGTGACAGTGTTTCGCAGTTGGGGCGACATGATTGCCTGCAACTGGACGGCAACAGCGGTCTGGCCGAAGTCTCCACCAATGCGGGTTGCTGCGTCATTGAGCTGACTGGACGCTGA
- a CDS encoding DUF2339 domain-containing protein — translation MQWMFMLIGLVLGWLLDESFSDALLGALLGLAIGQTIRIARLGSQAMEQQRQLEQAKVALQGVEQRLFLLEGAPVRAASPASTPPVTEPVVEPVKAAAEAPAPELVWELPPELEPISAVASETSQPLPADVWRLDAVTPEPQAPAEPRGPNLIERGISAARNWLFGGNTVLRVGVVLLFFGLAFLLRYATEGMVVPIEVRYAGVAAAALGLLALGWWLRRRNSNYALMLQGTGIAVLYLTVFAAMRLHPLLDPSAALGLLVAVTVFSAILAITQDALGLAAAAALGGFAAPILTSTGAGNHVALFSYFALLNAGILAIAWFKAWRLLNLIGFVGTFGIGFAWGLRSYAPELLWSTEPFLILFFLMYLAIGLLFARRKLLDMPDAPADGDREALLHWSARKGDYVDGTMLFGPPIIGFGLQFALVQHLEFAAAFSALGLGMIYMALAKVLMGGRAVLLGETCLALGVIFASLAIPLGLDARWTSAAWAVEGAGIFWLGLRQHRPLARAFALLLQLGSALAFLSQLCVGESSLLDGAPLGALMLGIALLFSFYQLRKASPEQASPWERQGLPVLACLGLTFLYLLAPLFFFVQATAISWALAGLATLLVGLRIQSRTFLFSAFAVQLLGGALFLLRLQGAGEDSAAVFSAGWSGLLSASLIGLALIAGMLLAARDEMVRGDVRLLRGLSVVLLAGLVLINLAVLFVLPWQTASAVWAASGLLIIWLSLYLKQRVSFVFGLLLQLIGGAAFLLAGPELLGPLSSEGLKPLAHGGFWTPLVLGLAAMIGAWRLQLGNHASAFDALSLQRLSEVLLVWGAGWWALAWVSEVLRFAAPNLQGTLLLLVVALSVALWALLSLRLKWPALGLLCTLLIPAAGLVLLAAWHPRYHPAADFGWLAWAAVFAVHFFSLRRLAPMLPARALSTAHVLGCWLLIGVLALELRYGLLLLSEQYNAWRWLGWAILPSVYLLLAAAPRSWPWPVAGFAREYRLYAAAPLAVLMLVWFWLANGVSDGNAEPLPYVPLLNPLELGLLFALFGVYVWSRSAISQLSIRQDYADYGTQLIAGISLFAFCTALVTRAAHHWAGIPFELDTLLASMLVQAGLSIVWTLMALGLMIGGHLRHRREVWLIGAALIALVVAKLIFVELSNRGGLARIVSFIGVGVLLLVVGYFAPLPPKRVEALPAADIPAPDTEGVSS, via the coding sequence ATGCAATGGATGTTCATGTTGATCGGGCTGGTGCTCGGCTGGCTGCTCGACGAGTCGTTCAGTGATGCGCTGTTGGGCGCGTTGCTGGGGCTGGCAATCGGGCAGACGATCCGCATCGCGCGGCTAGGCTCGCAGGCGATGGAGCAGCAACGTCAACTTGAACAGGCGAAGGTCGCTTTGCAGGGGGTCGAACAGCGCCTGTTTCTGCTCGAAGGGGCACCGGTTCGTGCCGCGTCGCCAGCGAGTACGCCGCCGGTTACCGAGCCCGTCGTAGAACCGGTCAAAGCCGCCGCAGAAGCTCCTGCCCCCGAACTGGTCTGGGAACTGCCGCCCGAACTCGAACCGATTTCCGCCGTCGCCAGCGAAACCAGTCAACCGCTGCCCGCTGATGTGTGGCGCCTCGACGCCGTTACTCCTGAGCCCCAAGCCCCCGCCGAACCCCGTGGCCCGAACCTCATCGAACGCGGCATCAGCGCCGCGCGCAATTGGTTGTTCGGCGGCAACACCGTGCTGCGGGTCGGCGTGGTGTTGCTGTTCTTCGGTCTGGCGTTTCTGCTGCGCTACGCCACCGAAGGGATGGTTGTGCCGATCGAGGTACGTTACGCCGGTGTCGCGGCAGCCGCGTTGGGCTTGCTCGCGCTGGGCTGGTGGCTACGCCGGCGCAACAGCAATTACGCGTTGATGCTGCAAGGCACCGGGATTGCGGTGCTGTACCTGACGGTGTTTGCGGCGATGCGTCTGCATCCGTTGCTCGATCCGTCCGCCGCGCTGGGCTTGCTGGTCGCTGTGACGGTGTTCTCGGCGATTCTGGCGATCACTCAGGATGCTTTAGGGTTGGCAGCTGCAGCGGCATTGGGCGGTTTTGCCGCGCCGATCCTGACATCAACCGGCGCGGGCAACCACGTCGCGCTGTTCAGCTATTTCGCGCTGCTCAACGCCGGCATTCTCGCCATCGCCTGGTTCAAGGCTTGGCGCTTGCTCAACCTGATCGGCTTCGTCGGCACCTTCGGTATCGGCTTCGCCTGGGGCCTGCGTTCGTATGCGCCGGAGCTGTTGTGGAGCACCGAGCCGTTCCTGATTCTGTTTTTCCTGATGTACCTGGCCATCGGCCTGCTGTTTGCCCGGCGCAAGTTGCTCGACATGCCCGATGCGCCGGCGGATGGCGATCGCGAGGCGTTACTGCACTGGTCAGCGCGCAAGGGCGATTATGTCGACGGGACGATGCTGTTCGGTCCGCCGATTATTGGCTTCGGTTTGCAGTTTGCGCTGGTGCAGCATCTGGAGTTTGCTGCGGCGTTCAGTGCGCTGGGGTTGGGCATGATCTATATGGCGCTGGCCAAGGTATTGATGGGCGGACGCGCGGTGCTGCTGGGCGAAACCTGTCTGGCGCTCGGGGTGATTTTTGCCAGTCTGGCGATTCCGTTGGGGCTGGATGCGCGTTGGACGTCGGCGGCGTGGGCGGTGGAAGGTGCGGGGATTTTCTGGCTCGGTTTGCGTCAGCATCGGCCGTTAGCCCGGGCGTTTGCCTTGCTCCTGCAACTGGGGTCGGCATTGGCCTTCCTTAGCCAATTGTGCGTTGGTGAAAGCAGTCTGCTCGACGGTGCACCGTTGGGCGCGTTGATGCTCGGTATTGCGTTGCTGTTCAGTTTCTATCAACTGCGCAAGGCCTCACCGGAACAGGCATCACCTTGGGAGCGTCAAGGCTTGCCGGTCTTGGCGTGTCTGGGCCTGACCTTCCTCTATCTGCTGGCGCCGTTGTTCTTCTTCGTTCAAGCCACGGCGATTAGTTGGGCGCTGGCCGGGTTGGCAACTCTGTTGGTCGGTCTGCGGATTCAGTCGCGTACGTTCCTGTTCTCTGCGTTTGCCGTGCAGTTGCTCGGTGGCGCGTTGTTTCTGTTGCGTCTGCAAGGTGCAGGGGAAGATTCCGCTGCTGTGTTCAGCGCCGGTTGGAGCGGTTTGCTTAGTGCGTCGTTGATCGGTCTGGCATTGATCGCCGGCATGCTGTTGGCGGCTCGCGATGAGATGGTGCGTGGCGATGTGCGTCTGCTGCGCGGTTTGTCGGTGGTGCTGTTGGCCGGTCTGGTGCTGATCAATCTGGCGGTGCTGTTTGTACTGCCATGGCAGACCGCGAGCGCGGTGTGGGCCGCGAGTGGTTTGCTGATTATCTGGCTGAGCCTGTACCTCAAGCAGCGCGTGAGTTTTGTCTTCGGTCTGCTGTTGCAGTTGATCGGTGGCGCGGCGTTTTTGCTGGCCGGCCCCGAGTTGCTTGGGCCGCTGTCCAGCGAAGGTCTGAAGCCTTTGGCCCATGGAGGATTCTGGACGCCGCTGGTGCTCGGACTGGCCGCAATGATCGGCGCGTGGCGCCTGCAACTGGGCAATCACGCCTCGGCATTCGATGCGTTGAGCTTGCAGCGCTTGTCAGAAGTGTTGCTGGTGTGGGGCGCCGGTTGGTGGGCGCTGGCATGGGTCAGCGAAGTGTTGCGCTTTGCCGCGCCGAATCTGCAAGGCACGTTGTTGCTGTTGGTCGTGGCGCTCAGTGTCGCGCTGTGGGCGTTGCTGTCGCTGCGGTTGAAATGGCCGGCGCTGGGCTTGCTCTGCACCTTGCTGATTCCGGCGGCGGGTCTGGTGTTGCTCGCTGCCTGGCATCCGCGTTATCACCCAGCGGCCGATTTCGGTTGGCTGGCGTGGGCAGCAGTGTTCGCCGTGCATTTCTTCAGCTTGCGACGCTTGGCGCCGATGCTGCCGGCGCGGGCCTTGAGCACGGCGCACGTGCTCGGTTGCTGGCTGCTGATCGGCGTACTGGCGCTGGAATTGCGCTACGGCCTGCTGCTGTTGTCCGAGCAATACAACGCCTGGCGCTGGCTGGGCTGGGCGATTCTGCCGAGCGTTTACCTGCTGCTGGCAGCAGCACCGCGCAGTTGGCCGTGGCCGGTGGCGGGGTTTGCCCGAGAGTACCGCTTGTACGCCGCTGCGCCGTTGGCGGTGTTGATGCTGGTGTGGTTCTGGCTGGCCAATGGCGTCAGCGATGGTAATGCCGAGCCACTTCCTTACGTGCCGCTGCTCAATCCATTAGAGCTGGGTTTGTTGTTCGCCTTGTTCGGCGTCTATGTCTGGTCGCGCAGTGCGATTTCGCAGTTGTCGATTCGTCAGGACTACGCCGATTACGGCACACAACTGATCGCCGGGATTTCGCTGTTCGCCTTCTGCACCGCGTTGGTCACCCGCGCGGCGCACCATTGGGCCGGCATCCCGTTCGAGCTGGATACGTTGCTCGCCTCAATGCTGGTGCAGGCCGGATTGTCCATCGTCTGGACGTTGATGGCGCTGGGCCTGATGATCGGCGGCCATCTGCGCCATCGTCGCGAAGTGTGGCTGATCGGCGCGGCGCTGATTGCGCTGGTGGTGGCCAAATTGATTTTTGTCGAATTGAGCAACCGAGGCGGCCTCGCCCGGATCGTCTCGTTTATCGGCGTTGGCGTGTTGCTGTTGGTGGTCGGCTACTTTGCGCCACTGCCGCCTAAACGCGTCGAAGCTTTACCGGCGGCGGACATACCGGCCCCGGACACCGAAGGAGTTTCATCTTGA
- a CDS encoding class 1 fructose-bisphosphatase, whose translation MSRVTLSRYLIEQTRSNNTPADLRFLIEVVARACKEISHAVSKGALGGVLGSMGTENVQGEVQKKLDVISNEILLEANEWGGHLAGMASEEMDNAYQIPGKYPKGAYLLVFDPLDGSSNIDINAPVGTIFSVLRCPNEYLSQNEPLNEKAFLQPGTQQVAAGYAIYGPQTMLVLTLGDGVKGFTLDREMGSFVLTHEDITIPESTQEFAINMSNQRHWEAPVQRYVGELLAGEEGPLKKNYNMRWVAAMVADVHRILTRGGLFMYPRDSREPSKPGKLRLMYEANPMSFLVEQAGGASTDGHQRILDIQPEGLHQRVAVFLGSKEEVARATAYHKE comes from the coding sequence ATGTCCCGCGTTACCCTGAGTCGCTATTTGATTGAGCAGACCCGCAGCAATAACACTCCTGCCGATCTGCGTTTCCTGATCGAAGTGGTGGCGCGTGCTTGCAAAGAAATCAGCCACGCCGTGTCCAAAGGCGCCCTGGGTGGTGTTCTGGGCAGCATGGGCACTGAAAACGTCCAAGGCGAAGTGCAGAAGAAGCTCGACGTGATCTCCAACGAGATCCTGCTCGAAGCCAACGAATGGGGCGGTCACCTGGCCGGCATGGCGTCCGAAGAAATGGACAATGCCTACCAGATCCCGGGCAAGTACCCGAAAGGCGCGTACCTGCTGGTATTCGACCCACTGGACGGCTCGTCGAACATCGACATTAACGCCCCGGTCGGCACCATCTTCTCGGTACTGCGTTGCCCGAACGAATACCTGAGCCAGAACGAGCCGCTGAACGAGAAAGCGTTCCTGCAGCCAGGCACTCAGCAAGTTGCTGCCGGTTACGCAATCTACGGCCCGCAGACCATGCTGGTACTGACTCTGGGCGACGGCGTCAAAGGCTTCACCCTCGACCGCGAAATGGGCAGCTTCGTGCTGACCCACGAAGACATCACCATTCCTGAATCGACCCAGGAATTCGCCATCAACATGTCCAACCAGCGTCACTGGGAAGCCCCGGTACAACGCTACGTGGGCGAGCTGCTGGCCGGTGAAGAAGGTCCGCTGAAAAAGAACTACAACATGCGCTGGGTCGCGGCGATGGTTGCCGACGTACACCGCATCCTGACCCGTGGCGGTCTGTTCATGTACCCGCGCGACAGCCGTGAGCCATCCAAGCCAGGCAAACTGCGTCTGATGTACGAAGCCAACCCGATGTCGTTCCTCGTGGAACAAGCGGGCGGCGCGTCCACCGACGGTCACCAGCGCATTCTCGACATTCAGCCAGAAGGCCTGCACCAGCGCGTAGCGGTGTTCCTCGGCTCGAAAGAAGAAGTCGCCCGCGCGACGGCCTACCACAAGGAATAA
- a CDS encoding lipocalin family protein yields the protein MKRLLLILFAGLVLAGCASSGVDPLAPKTVNSVNLKRYQGTWYELARLPMYFQRHCAQSEAHYTLKPDGNVAVLNRCLTPDWQWEEAKGTAYPQVPGKTDKLWVEFDTWFSRLIPGVAKGEYWVLYVSDDYKTAIVGDPSRKYMWLLSRTPTVNGVVREELLSKARQQGYDTTRLIWRASDRQMAKTSN from the coding sequence ATGAAGCGGTTATTGCTGATCCTTTTTGCCGGCCTGGTACTGGCCGGCTGCGCCAGTTCCGGCGTCGACCCGTTGGCGCCGAAAACCGTCAACAGCGTCAATCTCAAGCGCTATCAGGGCACCTGGTACGAATTGGCGCGCTTGCCGATGTACTTCCAGCGCCATTGCGCGCAATCCGAAGCCCATTACACCCTCAAGCCTGACGGCAATGTCGCGGTGCTCAATCGCTGCCTGACCCCGGACTGGCAGTGGGAAGAGGCCAAGGGCACGGCTTATCCACAGGTGCCGGGCAAGACCGACAAACTCTGGGTCGAATTCGATACCTGGTTTTCGCGGCTGATTCCGGGTGTGGCGAAAGGCGAATATTGGGTGTTGTACGTCAGCGATGACTACAAGACCGCCATCGTCGGCGATCCGAGTCGCAAGTACATGTGGCTGCTGTCGCGGACACCGACCGTCAACGGTGTGGTGCGTGAAGAACTGCTGAGCAAGGCGCGTCAGCAGGGCTATGACACCACGCGACTGATCTGGCGCGCGTCGGATCGGCAGATGGCCAAGACCTCGAATTAA
- a CDS encoding DUF924 family protein — protein sequence MTAPWQPLLDWWFGQAESPDEISADKGKLWFGKRDSQDLEARERFGVFVDQALAGELTAWTQRPEGWLAVVLLLDQLPRMIFRDNPKAFSGDLRAQKLVAQGIAADFDRQLKPIQRVFIYLVFEHCENLAVQNEAVSRFIELVAEQPEAQRAVFADNLDYAERHQKVIARFGRFPHRNAVLGRESTAEELVFLSEPGSRF from the coding sequence ATGACCGCGCCTTGGCAGCCGTTGCTCGATTGGTGGTTCGGACAGGCCGAATCCCCTGACGAGATATCGGCTGACAAGGGCAAGTTGTGGTTCGGTAAGCGAGACAGCCAAGACCTCGAAGCGCGTGAGCGTTTCGGGGTCTTTGTCGATCAGGCCCTGGCCGGCGAATTGACCGCGTGGACGCAACGTCCCGAAGGTTGGCTGGCGGTGGTGTTACTGCTCGATCAACTGCCGCGAATGATCTTTCGCGATAATCCCAAAGCTTTCTCAGGTGATCTGCGCGCGCAGAAACTCGTCGCGCAAGGCATTGCGGCGGATTTTGATCGGCAGTTGAAGCCGATTCAGCGTGTATTCATTTATCTGGTGTTTGAGCACTGCGAGAATCTTGCGGTGCAGAACGAGGCGGTTTCCCGGTTTATCGAACTGGTGGCTGAACAGCCGGAAGCACAGCGGGCGGTGTTTGCCGATAATCTGGATTATGCCGAACGGCATCAGAAAGTGATCGCGCGGTTTGGCCGGTTTCCGCATCGCAATGCGGTGTTGGGGCGGGAGTCTACGGCTGAAGAGTTGGTGTTTCTTTCTGAGCCTGGGTCGCGGTTTTAA
- a CDS encoding DUF3999 domain-containing protein has protein sequence MSRMRNLGWLALGVVMAAGAQEKPADFATQVPLAVSGNGPWYRLELPLSVQLQARQTDLSDLRVFNAAGEPQAYALARESAQTRDDGQLREVKWFPLYNAADASERAPNVRVQATTNGTLVEVQPSSQLEAGEEVLRGWLLDASAIKAPLQQLILDWTSERDGFQRFSIEASDDLQHWQAWGEGQVARLTFSDERIEQHEVTLPGQSARYVRLLWESPNSAPILTAAQLKSSDPRNVPLPLVWSQALAGSSTKAGEYTWQLPMGLNVERVQVELKQPNSLAPVTLAGRRESSLPWQELSSGLLYRLTQNGQDVQQNELQLYGQTVQQLKLSVDERGGGLGEQAPSLKYAVRATHVIFLARGEGPYSLALGNPSVRTANLPLTTLIPDFKPEKLAALGKAVVQGEVVATQTSTATTAAVAETNWKKIGLWAVLLLSVVFLGAMAFSLLRKPPTNT, from the coding sequence TTGAGTCGCATGCGAAATCTGGGTTGGTTGGCGCTGGGCGTGGTGATGGCCGCTGGCGCTCAGGAAAAGCCGGCGGACTTCGCCACGCAAGTACCGCTGGCGGTGAGCGGCAACGGCCCGTGGTATCGCCTCGAATTGCCGTTGAGCGTGCAATTGCAGGCGCGCCAGACCGATCTCAGCGACTTGCGCGTGTTCAACGCCGCTGGCGAACCACAGGCCTATGCTCTGGCTCGTGAATCGGCGCAGACCCGCGACGACGGCCAGTTGCGCGAGGTGAAGTGGTTCCCGCTGTACAACGCCGCCGACGCCAGCGAACGCGCGCCGAACGTGCGAGTGCAAGCGACCACCAACGGCACGCTGGTCGAGGTGCAACCGTCCAGCCAGTTGGAGGCGGGCGAAGAAGTGCTGCGCGGTTGGCTGTTGGATGCGAGCGCGATCAAGGCGCCCTTGCAGCAATTGATCCTCGACTGGACCAGCGAGCGCGACGGCTTTCAGCGCTTCAGCATCGAGGCCAGTGACGACCTGCAACATTGGCAAGCGTGGGGCGAAGGGCAGGTGGCACGACTGACCTTTTCCGATGAGCGCATCGAGCAGCATGAGGTGACGTTGCCGGGGCAGTCGGCGCGTTATGTGCGGTTGCTGTGGGAGTCGCCGAATTCGGCGCCGATCCTGACGGCGGCCCAATTGAAAAGCAGTGATCCGCGCAATGTGCCTCTGCCGTTGGTCTGGTCGCAGGCATTGGCCGGCAGCAGCACCAAGGCCGGGGAATACACCTGGCAGTTGCCGATGGGGTTGAATGTCGAGCGTGTACAGGTCGAGCTGAAACAGCCGAACAGCCTGGCGCCGGTGACGCTGGCGGGACGACGTGAAAGCAGTTTGCCGTGGCAGGAGTTGAGCAGCGGTTTGCTCTATCGCCTGACGCAGAATGGTCAGGATGTGCAGCAGAACGAATTGCAGCTTTATGGGCAGACTGTGCAGCAGTTGAAGCTGAGCGTGGATGAGCGCGGCGGAGGGTTGGGTGAGCAGGCGCCGAGTCTTAAATATGCGGTGCGGGCGACTCACGTGATATTCCTCGCGCGCGGCGAGGGGCCGTACAGTCTGGCGCTGGGTAATCCGAGTGTGAGGACGGCGAATCTGCCGTTGACGACGCTGATTCCGGATTTCAAACCGGAGAAGCTGGCGGCGTTGGGTAAGGCTGTGGTTCAGGGGGAGGTGGTGGCTACGCAGACTTCTACTGCGACGACGGCGGCGGTGGCCGAGACCAATTGGAAGAAGATCGGGTTGTGGGCGGTGTTGTTGTTGAGTGTGGTGTTTTTGGGGGCGATGGCGTTTAGTTTGTTGCGCAAACCGCCAACCAATACCTGA